In Brachypodium distachyon strain Bd21 chromosome 2, Brachypodium_distachyon_v3.0, whole genome shotgun sequence, one genomic interval encodes:
- the LOC100838990 gene encoding uncharacterized protein LOC100838990, whose protein sequence is MATTPQTGSSSTSMATWVTTATPPRPRATRAPANASKCPSSPLARPKFPISVSSAQILDPAVSGRLPRAHPRNPSLHLVPHPYPNNFKDKDVALLSLGGDEYAVAALRTRYRTEEGVTTPNTEFNLYLYRSSKPLDGWTSKVVSVAEPLRDKVCPLDFLPYHATTKVIILGRGMVGWVDLWRGILLCNVLQENRPDLVDIPLPPPARGNWKLLLQCHPYVVRDITVSLLKDSIKCIEIENFERKLVDADSSRAIAWKATTWSLPIPIVPSQAWHPDCTFDVADITIDPMHSGPLPSLRTTDDNPSKPILPAHLIGIPTMSMDGEFFYLLHKACHTPQTDAVIALDMRNKTLQGFADLVTGKDFTLTRCCTSEISKYLCKDKGTR, encoded by the exons ATGGCGACGACGCCCCAAACTGGGTCCTCCTCGACATCGATGGCTACATGGGTGACTACAGCAACGCCACCTCGGCCGAGAGCCACACGAGCACCGGCAAACGCATCCAAGTGTCCTTCTTCACCGCTCGCCCGCCCCAAGTTTCCCATTTCTGTGTCTTCTGCCCAGATCTTGGACCCGGCGGTTTCAGGGCGCCTCCCAAG GGCGCACCCTCGGAACCCATCGCTGCACCTTGTTCCGCACCCCTACCCCAACAACTTCAAAGATAAGGACGTCGCCCTCCTCAGCTTGGGCGGCGACGAGTACGCCGTCGCCGCTCTCAGAACAAGGTACCGCACCGAGGAGGGTGTGACGACGCCTAACACGGAGTTCAATCTCTACCTGTACCGCTCCTCCAAACCCCTCGACGGCTGGACCTCCAAGGTGGTATCGGTGGCAGAGCCACTGAGGGACAAGGTGTGCCCTTTGGATTTCTTGCCGTATCATGCCACCACCAAGGTGATCATACTCGGGCGCGGCATGGTCGGCTGGGTTGACCTCTGGCGCGGCATCCTTCTCTGCAATGTGCTCCAGGAGAATCGCCCCGACCTCGTCGACataccgctgccgccgccagctAGGGGTAACTGGAAACTCCTCCTCCAATGCCACCCCTACGTCGTTCGGGACATCACCGTCAGCCTGCTTAAAGATTCCATAAAGTGCATCGAGATCGAAAACTTCGAGAGAAAGCTCGTGGACGCTGATTCCAGTAGAGCTATAGCCTGGAAGGCCACCACATGGAGCCTACCGATCCCGATTGTTCCATCGCAAGCTTGGCATCCTGACTGCACCTTTGATGTTGCTGACATCACTATTGACCCAATGCATTCTGGGCCGCTGCCTAGTCTGCGCACTACCGACGACAACCCCTCAAAGCCAATATTACCGGCACACCTCATTGGTATCCCCACCATGAGTATGGATGGTGAATTTTTCTACCTGCTGCATAAGGCCTGCCACACCCCCCAGACGGATGCGGTGATTGCTCTTGACATGAGGAACAAGACACTGCAAGGATTCGCAGACCTTGTTACTGGAAAAGACTTCACTCTTACGCGTTGCTGCACCAGCGAAATCTCCAAATACCTTTGTAAGGATAAAG GCACAAGATAA
- the LOC106866099 gene encoding protein EXPORTIN 1B-like, with the protein MLSEDLNVKIYHGHVLDPENVKLKEAIKTKGCFDLLRTLLKKKKKSQGKLDENWTLIDQFLSQHSPYSVSCLIKRISEVVEEESKHASLFYWGKKFSTITVHSGTLYVLHAAASCLLKQVVWQRLTVITDLEDPSKVIFFDSHFREIEQNKLEILKLHLRGNDEGESSRNTKAANAGNKDLVQIIVQFQYGPEFLVRGLTTEVTNSIKRNTRLVAESSLPVLTPPMPTIIIDHLEVYRICGQAASDTEDCLKGLRYIKASVLGLVNAFLEKSEMSEQLEEDCIVPLMNTVLQDYFKIAHEEVPPEFQLLSTNIMQKCKLIYQIFEIAFTRPEVEMEAPKYSYIFSLLTKISIHHFKLLDLLPFESVLAKFSEALMANKLPIVDNLDTIVEFLETFEENIRCVNLVGPVLNERISIIFSTIVSVYRDANARVSEETLRYFKNAIFKLVEAFLEKAEKFKELEDRFVIPLMHDALTDYMQDASGPMTSEFLSLSKIIIKKCSEVHRVFETLFNCPDKSAAYEEHHSYFFLLLDEACMHCPRVLTQLPLQQLKSVIEFARWALKHNKLNIAKTGVTLSMDILKAFEAPEFQNIFL; encoded by the exons ATGTTGTCAGAAGATCTTAATGTCAAAATTTATCATGGCCATGTGTTGGATCCTGAG AATGTTAAACTGAAGGAAGCGATTAAGACCAAAGGCTGTTTTGATCTCCTTAGAACCCtactaaagaaaaagaaaaagtccCAAGGGAAGCTTGACGAGAACT GGACACTAATTGATCAGTTCCTTAGTCAACATAGCCCTTATAG TGTTTCATGTTTGATCAAGAGAATAAGCGAAGTTGTGGAAGAGGAATCAAAGCATGCTTCTCTGTTCTATTGGGGAAAAAAATTTAGCACCATCACAGTT CATAGTGGAACGTTATATGTGCTTCATGCAGCTGCAAGCTGCTTACTCAAGCAGGTCGTTTGGCAAAGGTTGACCGTG ATAACTGACTTGGAGGACCCATCCAAGGTTATTTTCTTTGATAGCCATTTCAGAGAAATTGAACAAAACAAACTGGAAATCCTAAAG CTGCACTTGCGTGGGAATGATGAGGGTGAATCTAGTAGAAACACCAAGGCAGCGAATGCTGGGAATAAA GATCTCGTTCAAATAATTGTTCAGTTTCAGTATGGTCCGGAATTTCTTGTAAGAGGTTTAACCACAGAGGTCACTAATTCAATCAAG AGGAACACTCGGCTGGTTGCTGAATCAAGTTTGCCGGTCCTTACTCCTCCAATGCCCACTATCATCATTGACCATTTGGAAGTCTATCG CATTTGTGGACAAGCAGCATCTGACACTGAAGATTGCTTGAAGGGTTTAAG ATACATCAAAGCTTCAGTTCTGGGGTTGGTTAATGCATTCCTTGAAAAATCTGAAATGTCTGAACAGCTGGAGGAGGATTGCATTGTCCCTCTTATGAACACGGTACTGCAGGattattttaaaattgcacatgAGGAAGTGCCGCCAGAATTTCAGTTATTATCGACAAATATCATGCAAAA GTGTAAACTAATATATCAAATATTTGAGATTGCTTTTACTCGTCCTGAG GTGGAAATGGAAGCTCCAAAGTATTCCTACATATTCTCTTTGTTGACAAAGATATCTATTCATCATTTCAAACTCCTAGACTTGCTTCCGTTTGAG TCTGTTCTGGCGAAGTTTAGTGAAGCATTAATGGCGAATAAACTGCCCATTGTTGACAATCTTGATACTATAGTGGAATTTCTTGAAACTTTTGAG GAAAACATCAGGTGTGTCAATTTGGTTGGGCCAGTCTTGAATGAGAGAATATCAATTATTTTTTCTACCATTGTATCGGTATACAG GGATGCTAATGCTAGGGTTTCTGAAGAGACCTTAAG ATACTTCAAGAATGCAATTTTTAAGCTCGTGGAAGCTTTCCTTGAGAAGGCTGAAAAATTCAAGGAGCTAGAAGACCGTTTTGTCATCCCccttatgcatgatgcacTTACTGATTATATGCAAGATGCATCTGGCCCGATGACTTCTGAATTTCTGTCTTTATCAAAGATAATTATTAAAAA GTGCAGTGAAGTTCACAGAGTATTTGAAACTCTTTTTAATTGTCCCGATAAG TCAGCCGCATATGAAGAGCACCATTCTTATTTCTTCTTGTTGCTTGACGAAGCCTGTATGCATTGTCCGCGAGTTTTAACTCAGCTTCCTTTACAG CAATTAAAATCTGTAATAGAATTTGCCAGATGGGCACTTAAGCATAACAAGTTAAACATTGCTAAGACTGGTGTAACGTTATCGATGGATATACTGAAAGCTTTTGAG GCTCCAGAGTTtcagaatatttttttatag
- the LOC100839297 gene encoding uncharacterized protein LOC100839297 has product MEGDDKWKLSKKGRSRSGRNYFSSDAGGTSGTGGLSRSFSASVAGTRDPGGASSSKKEQQEQEQQGRRLSKKCVEAVKEHRARFYIVRRCVSMLVCWRDY; this is encoded by the coding sequence ATGGAAGGGGACGACAAGTGGAAGCTGAGCAAGAAGGGGCGGAGCAGATCGGGGAGGAACTACTtctcctccgacgccggcGGAACCAGCGGAACCGGAGGGCTGAGCCGGAGCTTCTCTGCCAGCGTCGCCGGCACCAGGGACCCTGGCGGCGCATCGAGCTCGAagaaggagcagcaggagcaggagcagcaggggcggcggctgTCGAAGAAGTGCGTGGAGGCGGTGAAGGAGCACCGGGCGCGCTTCTACATCGTCCGCCGCTGCGTCTCCATGCTCGTCTGCTGGCGCGACTACTGA
- the LOC100837363 gene encoding thioredoxin-like protein YLS8 → MSYLLPHLHSGWAVDQAIMAENERLVMIRFGHDWDETCMQMDEVLAGVADKINNFAVTYLVDITEVPDFNTLYELYDPSTVMFFFRNKHIMIDLGTGNNNKINWAMKDKHEFLDIVETVYRGARKGRGLAIAPKDHSTKYRY, encoded by the coding sequence ATGTCGTACCTGCTGCCGCACCTGCACTCCGGATGGGCGGTGGACCAGGCCATCATGGCCGAGAACGAGCGCCTCGTCATGATCCGCTTCGGCCACGATTGGGACGAGACCTGCATGCAGATGGACGAAGTGCTGGCAGGGGTGGCTGACAAAATAAACAACTTCGCGGTAACCTACCTCGTTGACATCACTGAGGTTCCCGACTTCAACACCCTGTACGAGCTCTATGACCCATCGACGGTGATGTTCTTCTTCCGCAACAAGCACATCATGATTGATCTCGGGACgggaaacaacaacaagatcaACTGGGCGATGAAAGACAAGCATGAGTTTCTTGACATTGTAGAGACCGTCTACCGAGGAGCTCGTAAGGGTCGTGGTCTGGCGATTGCTCCCAAGGATCACTCCACCAAATATCGTTACTAA
- the LOC100839602 gene encoding WRKY transcription factor SUSIBA2 has product MEEYWQDDFGFGQELMMRELLDEAATAAPSPVDAGAAAGYSSYSSKDDEEEEEEYCRSAARRRPEQQSSMVNKLISAVYSGPTLSDIESALSFSGAGAADPLADGRKYSSTPVVFSPEKMMSKMENKYTMKIKTCGNGLADDGYKWRKYGQKSIKNSPNPRSYYRCTNPRCNAKKQVERSTEEPDTLLVTYEGLHLHYTYSHFLQAHHHPAQPQPQAQAQAQTAAGSKKPKLHSAADITPATAATTTSPPPSMASAATVPATAAAAADGENVDGRFMRWPAAVVPNSDDSSYNFFDGSGDIVGDAEEDHQGRMTSIINGGSGLLEDMVPLLVRRPSSGNDDSAATTTTTTNSSSTSTLGSPAGAGAWAAPSPSTSSSVSWNPASPYIDMAILSNIF; this is encoded by the exons ATGGAGGAATATTGGCAGGACGATTTCGGGTTCGGGCAGGAGCTCATGATGAGGGAGCTCCTCGACGAAGCCGCCACTGCGGCGCCATCGCCGGTGGAtgccggtgcggcagctggttATTCTTCTTACTCCAGCAAGgacgatgaagaggaagaggaggagtaCTGTCGCTCTgcagctcggcggcggccggagcagcAGTCGTCCATGGTGAACAAGCTCATCTCGGCGGTGTACTCCGGGCCCACTCTCAGTGACATCGAGAGCgccctctccttctccggcgccggtgccgccgaCCCTCTCGCGGACGGCCGCAAGTACAGCTCCACCCCAGT GGTtttctcgccggagaagatgatGAGCAAGATGGAGAACAAGTACACAATGAAGATCAAGACTTGCGGCAACGGGCTCGCCGACGATGGCTACAAATGGAGGAAATATGGTCAGAAATCCATCAAGAACAGCCCCAATCCGAG GAGTTACTACCGGTGCACGAACCCGCGGTGCAACGCGAAGAAGCAGGTGGAGCGGAGCACCGAGGAGCCGGACACGCTGCTCGTCACCTACGAAGGCCTCCACCTCCACTACACCTACTCCCACTTCCTCcaagcccaccaccacccggcccaaccccaaccccaagcccaagcccaagcccaaacCGCTGCTGGATCCAAGAAGCCCAAGCTGCACTCCGCCGCCGACATCACCcctgcaacagcagcaacgacgacctcgccgccgccgtccatggCCTCCGCCGCTACCGTGCCAGCTacagctgccgctgctgcagaCGGCGAAAACGTCGACGGCCGGTTCatgcggtggccggcggcagTCGTCCCCAACTCCGACGACAGCTCCTATAATTTCTTCGATGGGAGCGGCGACATTGTTGGCGATGCAGAGGAGGATCATCAGGGGAGGATGACGAGCATCATCAATGGCGGCAGCGGGCTTCTGGAGGACATGGTGCCGCTGCTGGTCCGGCGGCCGTCGTCTGGCAACGACGactcggcggcgacgacgacgacgacgacgaacaGCTCCTCGACATCGACGCTGGGGTCGCCGGCGGGGGCAGGGGCgtgggcggcgccgtcgccttCGACGTCGTCCTCCGTGTCATGGAACCCGGCGTCGCCCTACATCGACATGGCCATCCTCTCCAACATCTTCTAA
- the LOC100839910 gene encoding protein FIZZY-RELATED 3 produces MAATEAKPRLNVPAAMAGALRLDPSGTASPSRSASSSSSRLLEIPKTPSPSKTTYSDRFIPCRSSSRLHNFALIDPPSSPAAAPDTPYSRLLRAELFPDSTPTSDAAAAGPDSPNTNLFRFKTDRPAPASPFAAAASHLDCVAGSGDSSASKKLPRKVPKTPHKVLDAPSLQDDFYLNLVDWSSQNMLAVGLGTCVYLWSASSSKVTKLCDLGPRDTVCAVHWTREGSYLAVGTGHGDVQIWDSSRCKRIRNMGGHQARASVLAWNSTILSSGSRDKSILQHDIRVPNDYISKFSGHRSEVCGLKWSHDDRELASGGNDNQLLVWNQRSQQPVLRLTEHTAAVKAIAWSPHQHGLVASGGGTADRCIKFWNTANGNMLNSVDTGSQVCNLAWCKNVNELVSTHGYSQNQIMVWKYPSMSKVATLTGHTLRVLYLAMSPDGQTIVTGAGDETLRFWNIFPSMKTQAPVRDPGLWSFSRSHIR; encoded by the exons atggcggcgacggaggcgaAGCCGCGGCTGAAcgtgccggcggcgatggcgggggCGCTGCGGCTGGACCCGTCCGGCACCGCCTCCCCGtcccgctccgcctcctcgtcgtcctcccgcCTCCTCGAGATCCCCAAGACGCCGTCCCCGTCCAAGACCACCTACAGCGACCGCTTCATCCcctgccgctcctcctcccgcctcCACAACTTCGCCCTCATCGACCCcccttcctcccccgccgccgcccccgacaCCCCTTactcccgcctcctccgcgccgagctcttcccggactcCACCCCGACTTctgacgccgccgctgctggcccggACTCGCCCAACACCAACCTCTTCCGCTTCAAGACCGACCGCCCCGCGCCCGCCTCCCCcttcgccgctgccgcgtcccACCTCGATTGCGTCGCGGGCTCCGGCGACTCCTCCGCGTCCAAGAAGCTGCCCCGGAAGGTGCCCAAGACGCCTCACAAG GTGCTGGACGCGCCATCTCTGCAGGACGACTTCTACCTCAACCTCGTCGACTGGTCGTCCCAGAACATGCTCGCCGTCGGTCTCGGCACCTGCGTCTACCTCTGGTCCGCCTCCAGCAGCAAG GTGACCAAGCTGTGCGATCTGGGGCCGAGGGACACCGTCTGCGCCGTGCACTGGACACGCGAAGGCTCCTACCTCGCCGTCGGCACAGGCCATGGAGACGTTCAG ATTTGGGATAGCTCTCGTTGTAAGCGGATTCGGAACATGGGAGGCCACCAAGCAAGGGCTAGCGTATTAGCGTGGAACTCGACCATCTTGTCCTCTGGTAGCAGGGACAAGAGCATATTGCAGCATGATATCCGTGTCCCCAATGACTACATCAGCAAATTTTCTGGCCACAGATCAGAG GTCTGTGGACTGAAATGGTCGCATGATGACCGTGAGCTTGCATCTGGTGGAAATGACAACCAGCTTCTTGTATGGAACCAACGGTCGCAGCAGCCGGTGTTGAGGCTGACAGAACATACCGCTGCGGTTAAAGCCATAGCCTGGTCACCACACCAGCATGGCCTCGTGGCATCAGGAGGTGGAACGGCTGATAGATGCATCAAGTTCTGGAATACAGCTAATGGGAATATGCTGAATTCAGTTGACACAGGCAGCCAG GTCTGCAATCTTGCCTGGTGTAAAAATGTAAATGAGCTTGTGAGCACCCATGGGTATTCCCAAAACCAAATAATGGTGTGGAAGTATCCATCAATGTCAAAG GTCGCAACTCTGACTGGACATACATTGCGTGTGCTTTACCTTGCAATGTCACCGGATGGGCAG ACAATAGTAACAGGAGCTGGCGACGAAACCCTCAGGTTTTGGAACATTTTCCCTTCAATGAAGACGCAG GCTCCTGTTCGTGATCCTGGGCTCTGGTCATTCTCAAGGAGCCACATCCGATGA